A single Gasterosteus aculeatus chromosome 2, fGasAcu3.hap1.1, whole genome shotgun sequence DNA region contains:
- the znf512b gene encoding zinc finger protein 512B isoform X5 — MGTSSKRGPMCDQAAEGKRKGRPKAEVQELRSIPAHMIVQWKEEFKRRSRVKCPRSGCWLEFPSIYGVKYHYQRCQGATVAEKLSHGCPYCEAVFATKVRLQKHKLWNHPERPNVEPKDAQPKLQKAHIKSNAKKRPMENGPPSPLFFKVKKIHEGSAPSLNGELAHQKSERKLHSHGPPPQQIHQSQPVQPQSHQSQQPHHLHQPHQPHQSHQPHHPHQPHHPHQPRQPHQSQQPHQSQSTSSDGEGTDSDGDSLPASFPDEDPERMRHRRKQKTPKKFTGEQPSISGTFGLKGMTKVEEKLKAGRVKRSEGSGFSEDPQRRPAASQTSKKDPAATSSGADTHWQRAIHERGEVVCPTCSIVTRKTVQGLKKHMEICQKLQDALKCQQCHKQFRSKAGLNYHSMAEHTAKPSGSEGQTGDKHEERERLRRVLKQMGRIKCPSEGCSAHFSSLMGYQYHQNRCGSDDEKPVFLCQHCGKTYHSKAGRDYHVRTEHPPAIAATAAATTPTPANNRDLLADTNNNTGKDGVASGESPPPGRKEQSQPEKKDWTPVGPPKEKEREAGDKERDKERDKERERVKEREWVMERAPQAASQGDDFERTPSGRVRRRSAQVAVFHLQEIAEDELAKDWGTKRRIKDDLVPDSKRLNYTRPGLPNFSQELLETWKNQVKEKGFICCTNENCEAVYSSVSGLKAHLANCSQGGGELGKYTCLICQKDFSSESGVKYHISKTHSQNWFRTAASQAAAGAKAKAPENNGVKGEPRNGATGKKRGRKPKERPPVAATEASPGTPGSTPPHSPARSPAPTDAGGRSRP, encoded by the exons ATGGGGACATCGTCAAAGAGAG GTCCGATGTGTGATCAGGCAgcagaggggaagaggaaaGGTCGCCCTAAAGCAGAAGTGCAGGAACTGAGAAGCATCCCT GCCCATATGATAGTACAATGGAAGGAGGAGTTTAAGCGCCGCTCCAGAGTTAAGTGTCCGCGTTCGGGCTGCTGGTTAGAGTTCCCCAGCATCTATGGCGTCAAGTACCACTATCAACGCTGCCAGGGG GCCACCGTAGCCGAGAAGCTGAGTCATGGCTGTCCCTACTGCGAGGCGGTGTTTGCCACGAAGGTGCGCCTGCAGAAGCACAAGCTGTGGAACCACCCAGAGAGGCCGAACGTGGAGCCCAAAGACGCGCAGCCCAAGCTCCAAAAGGCCCACATCAAGTCCAACGCCAAGAAAAG GCCCATGGAGAACGGACCCCCCTCTCCCTTGTTCTTCAAAGTGAAAAAGATCCACGAGGGGTCGGCGCCCTCCCTCAATGGAGAGCTGGCCCACCAGAAGAGCGAGAGGAAACTGCACAGCCACGGCCCGCCTCCGCAGCAGATTCACCAGTCCCAGCCGGTCCAGCCTCAGTCCCACCAGTCCCAGCAGCCCCACCATCTCCATCAGCCTCACCAGCCCCACCAGTCCCACCAGCCCCACCATCCCCATCAGCCCCACCATCCCCACCAGCCTCGCCAGCCCCACCAGTCCCAGCAGCCCCACCAGTCCCAAAGCACGTCGTCCGACGGCGAGGGCACCGACAGCGATGGGGACAGCCTCCCCGCCTCCTTCCCCGACGAGGACCCGGAGCGAATGAGGCACA GACGGAAGCAGAAAACGCCGAAGAAGTTCACCGGAGAGCAGCCTTCCATATCTGGGACGTTTGGATTGAAAG GTATGACcaaggtggaggagaagctgaaggcGGGCCGCGTGAAGCGATCAGAAGGGAGCGGGTTCAGTGAGGACCCTCAGAGAAGACCTGCTGCAAGTCAGACCTCCAAGAAAGATCCAGCTGCAACCAGCTCTG GTGCCGACACCCACTGGCAGCGAGCCATCCACGAGCGGGGCGAGGTGGTGTGTCCCACCTGCTCCATCGTCACCAGGAAAACAGTCCAGGGCCTGAAGAAGCACATGGAGATCTGCCAGAAG CTCCAGGATGCCCTGAAGTGCCAGCAGTGCCACAAACAGTTCAGGTCCAAGGCCGGCCTCAACTACCACAGCATGGCCGAACACACCGCCAAG CCCTCGGGAAGCGAAGGCCAGACGGGCGACAAGCACGAGGAGCGGGAGCGGCTGCGGCGGGTCCTCAAGCAGATGGGACGGATCAAGTGTCCCAGCGAG GGTTGCTCGGCCCACTTTTCCAGCCTGATGGGCTACCAGTACCACCAGAACCGCTGTGGCTCTGACGACGAGAAGCCTGTGTTTCTGTGCCAGCACTGTGGGAAAACCTACCACTCCAAAGCCGGCAGAGACTACCACGTACGCACCGAGCACCCCCCGGCCATCGcagccaccgccgccgccacgaCCCCCACCCCCGCCAACAACAGGGACCTCCTCGCcgacaccaacaacaacacgggCAAAGACGGG GTGGCCTCTGGGGAGTCTCCGCCTCCagggaggaaggagcagagCCAGCCTGAGAAGAAGGACTGGACCCCGGTGGGCCCGCCCAAGGAGAAGGAACGAGAGGCCGGGGACAAGGAGCGGGACAAGGAGAGGGACAAGGAGAGGGAGCGGGTCAAGGAGAGGGAGTGGGTCATGGAGAGGGCGCCGCAGGCCGCCAGCCAGGGCGACGACTTTGAGCGCACGCCGAGCGGCAGGGTGAGGCGCCGGTCGGCTCAGGTGGCCGTGTTCCACCTGCAGGAGATCGCGGAGGACGAGCTGGCCAAGGACTGGGGCACCAAGCGCCGCATCAAGGACGACCTGGTGCCGGACAGCAAGAGG TTAAACTACACCCGTCCGGGCCTCCCCAACTTCAGCCAAGAGCTCCTAGAGACCTGGAAGAACCAGGTGAAGGAGAAGGGCTTCATCTGCTGCACCAACGAA AACTGTGAAGCCGTGTACTCCAGCGTGTCGGGACTGAAAGCCCACCTCGCCAACTGCAGCCAG ggTGGTGGAGAACTGGGAAAGTACACTTGTCTGATCTGTCAGAAGGACTTTAGCTCGGAGAGCGGTGTGAAGTACCACATCAGCAAGACACACTCACAG AACTGGTTCCGCACGGCCGCCAGCCAAGCGGCCGCCGGCGCCAAGGCCAAGGCGCCGGAGAACAACGGCGTCAAGGGCGAGCCGAGGAACGGCGCCACCGGCAAGAAGAGGGGCCGCAAGCCCAAAGAGCGCCCCCCCGTGGCCGCAACCGAAGCCTCGCCCGGCACTCCGGGCTCGACCCCCCCGCATTCCCCCGCGCGGAGCCCCGCCCCGACAGACGCCGGCGGGCGGAGCAGACCCTag
- the znf512b gene encoding zinc finger protein 512B isoform X9 — translation MGTSSKRGPMCDQAAEGKRKGRPKAEVQELRSIPAHMIVQWKEEFKRRSRVKCPRSGCWLEFPSIYGVKYHYQRCQGATVAEKLSHGCPYCEAVFATKVRLQKHKLWNHPERPNVEPKDAQPKLQKAHIKSNAKKRPMENGPPSPLFFKVKKIHEGSAPSLNGELAHQKSERKLHSHGPPPQQIHQSQPVQPQSHQSQQPHHLHQPHQPHQSHQPHHPHQPHHPHQPRQPHQSQQPHQSQSTSSDGEGTDSDGDSLPASFPDEDPERMRHRRKQKTPKKFTGEQPSISGTFGLKGMTKVEEKLKAGRVKRSEGSGFSEDPQRRPAASQTSKKDPAATSSGADTHWQRAIHERGEVVCPTCSIVTRKTVQGLKKHMEICQKLQDALKCQQCHKQFRSKAGLNYHSMAEHTAKPSGSEGQTGDKHEERERLRRVLKQMGRIKCPSEHCGKTYHSKAGRDYHVRTEHPPAIAATAAATTPTPANNRDLLADTNNNTGKDGVASGESPPPGRKEQSQPEKKDWTPVGPPKEKEREAGDKERDKERDKERERVKEREWVMERAPQAASQGDDFERTPSGRVRRRSAQVAVFHLQEIAEDELAKDWGTKRRIKDDLVPDSKRLNYTRPGLPNFSQELLETWKNQVKEKGFICCTNENCEAVYSSVSGLKAHLANCSQGGGELGKYTCLICQKDFSSESGVKYHISKTHSQNWFRTAASQAAAGAKAKAPENNGVKGEPRNGATGKKRGRKPKERPPVAATEASPGTPGSTPPHSPARSPAPTDAGGRSRP, via the exons ATGGGGACATCGTCAAAGAGAG GTCCGATGTGTGATCAGGCAgcagaggggaagaggaaaGGTCGCCCTAAAGCAGAAGTGCAGGAACTGAGAAGCATCCCT GCCCATATGATAGTACAATGGAAGGAGGAGTTTAAGCGCCGCTCCAGAGTTAAGTGTCCGCGTTCGGGCTGCTGGTTAGAGTTCCCCAGCATCTATGGCGTCAAGTACCACTATCAACGCTGCCAGGGG GCCACCGTAGCCGAGAAGCTGAGTCATGGCTGTCCCTACTGCGAGGCGGTGTTTGCCACGAAGGTGCGCCTGCAGAAGCACAAGCTGTGGAACCACCCAGAGAGGCCGAACGTGGAGCCCAAAGACGCGCAGCCCAAGCTCCAAAAGGCCCACATCAAGTCCAACGCCAAGAAAAG GCCCATGGAGAACGGACCCCCCTCTCCCTTGTTCTTCAAAGTGAAAAAGATCCACGAGGGGTCGGCGCCCTCCCTCAATGGAGAGCTGGCCCACCAGAAGAGCGAGAGGAAACTGCACAGCCACGGCCCGCCTCCGCAGCAGATTCACCAGTCCCAGCCGGTCCAGCCTCAGTCCCACCAGTCCCAGCAGCCCCACCATCTCCATCAGCCTCACCAGCCCCACCAGTCCCACCAGCCCCACCATCCCCATCAGCCCCACCATCCCCACCAGCCTCGCCAGCCCCACCAGTCCCAGCAGCCCCACCAGTCCCAAAGCACGTCGTCCGACGGCGAGGGCACCGACAGCGATGGGGACAGCCTCCCCGCCTCCTTCCCCGACGAGGACCCGGAGCGAATGAGGCACA GACGGAAGCAGAAAACGCCGAAGAAGTTCACCGGAGAGCAGCCTTCCATATCTGGGACGTTTGGATTGAAAG GTATGACcaaggtggaggagaagctgaaggcGGGCCGCGTGAAGCGATCAGAAGGGAGCGGGTTCAGTGAGGACCCTCAGAGAAGACCTGCTGCAAGTCAGACCTCCAAGAAAGATCCAGCTGCAACCAGCTCTG GTGCCGACACCCACTGGCAGCGAGCCATCCACGAGCGGGGCGAGGTGGTGTGTCCCACCTGCTCCATCGTCACCAGGAAAACAGTCCAGGGCCTGAAGAAGCACATGGAGATCTGCCAGAAG CTCCAGGATGCCCTGAAGTGCCAGCAGTGCCACAAACAGTTCAGGTCCAAGGCCGGCCTCAACTACCACAGCATGGCCGAACACACCGCCAAG CCCTCGGGAAGCGAAGGCCAGACGGGCGACAAGCACGAGGAGCGGGAGCGGCTGCGGCGGGTCCTCAAGCAGATGGGACGGATCAAGTGTCCCAGCGAG CACTGTGGGAAAACCTACCACTCCAAAGCCGGCAGAGACTACCACGTACGCACCGAGCACCCCCCGGCCATCGcagccaccgccgccgccacgaCCCCCACCCCCGCCAACAACAGGGACCTCCTCGCcgacaccaacaacaacacgggCAAAGACGGG GTGGCCTCTGGGGAGTCTCCGCCTCCagggaggaaggagcagagCCAGCCTGAGAAGAAGGACTGGACCCCGGTGGGCCCGCCCAAGGAGAAGGAACGAGAGGCCGGGGACAAGGAGCGGGACAAGGAGAGGGACAAGGAGAGGGAGCGGGTCAAGGAGAGGGAGTGGGTCATGGAGAGGGCGCCGCAGGCCGCCAGCCAGGGCGACGACTTTGAGCGCACGCCGAGCGGCAGGGTGAGGCGCCGGTCGGCTCAGGTGGCCGTGTTCCACCTGCAGGAGATCGCGGAGGACGAGCTGGCCAAGGACTGGGGCACCAAGCGCCGCATCAAGGACGACCTGGTGCCGGACAGCAAGAGG TTAAACTACACCCGTCCGGGCCTCCCCAACTTCAGCCAAGAGCTCCTAGAGACCTGGAAGAACCAGGTGAAGGAGAAGGGCTTCATCTGCTGCACCAACGAA AACTGTGAAGCCGTGTACTCCAGCGTGTCGGGACTGAAAGCCCACCTCGCCAACTGCAGCCAG ggTGGTGGAGAACTGGGAAAGTACACTTGTCTGATCTGTCAGAAGGACTTTAGCTCGGAGAGCGGTGTGAAGTACCACATCAGCAAGACACACTCACAG AACTGGTTCCGCACGGCCGCCAGCCAAGCGGCCGCCGGCGCCAAGGCCAAGGCGCCGGAGAACAACGGCGTCAAGGGCGAGCCGAGGAACGGCGCCACCGGCAAGAAGAGGGGCCGCAAGCCCAAAGAGCGCCCCCCCGTGGCCGCAACCGAAGCCTCGCCCGGCACTCCGGGCTCGACCCCCCCGCATTCCCCCGCGCGGAGCCCCGCCCCGACAGACGCCGGCGGGCGGAGCAGACCCTag
- the znf512b gene encoding zinc finger protein 512B isoform X10: MESPSGPRLGKLSSSGPPRGRTPKHGHPQEPVRAAAAAAGPENHGGHTGPMCDQAAEGKRKGRPKAEVQELRSIPATVAEKLSHGCPYCEAVFATKVRLQKHKLWNHPERPNVEPKDAQPKLQKAHIKSNAKKRPMENGPPSPLFFKVKKIHEGSAPSLNGELAHQKSERKLHSHGPPPQQIHQSQPVQPQSHQSQQPHHLHQPHQPHQSHQPHHPHQPHHPHQPRQPHQSQQPHQSQSTSSDGEGTDSDGDSLPASFPDEDPERMRHRRKQKTPKKFTGEQPSISGTFGLKGMTKVEEKLKAGRVKRSEGSGFSEDPQRRPAASQTSKKDPAATSSGADTHWQRAIHERGEVVCPTCSIVTRKTVQGLKKHMEICQKLQDALKCQQCHKQFRSKAGLNYHSMAEHTAKPSGSEGQTGDKHEERERLRRVLKQMGRIKCPSEHCGKTYHSKAGRDYHVRTEHPPAIAATAAATTPTPANNRDLLADTNNNTGKDGVASGESPPPGRKEQSQPEKKDWTPVGPPKEKEREAGDKERDKERDKERERVKEREWVMERAPQAASQGDDFERTPSGRVRRRSAQVAVFHLQEIAEDELAKDWGTKRRIKDDLVPDSKRLNYTRPGLPNFSQELLETWKNQVKEKGFICCTNENCEAVYSSVSGLKAHLANCSQGGGELGKYTCLICQKDFSSESGVKYHISKTHSQNWFRTAASQAAAGAKAKAPENNGVKGEPRNGATGKKRGRKPKERPPVAATEASPGTPGSTPPHSPARSPAPTDAGGRSRP, from the exons CAGGTCCGATGTGTGATCAGGCAgcagaggggaagaggaaaGGTCGCCCTAAAGCAGAAGTGCAGGAACTGAGAAGCATCCCT GCCACCGTAGCCGAGAAGCTGAGTCATGGCTGTCCCTACTGCGAGGCGGTGTTTGCCACGAAGGTGCGCCTGCAGAAGCACAAGCTGTGGAACCACCCAGAGAGGCCGAACGTGGAGCCCAAAGACGCGCAGCCCAAGCTCCAAAAGGCCCACATCAAGTCCAACGCCAAGAAAAG GCCCATGGAGAACGGACCCCCCTCTCCCTTGTTCTTCAAAGTGAAAAAGATCCACGAGGGGTCGGCGCCCTCCCTCAATGGAGAGCTGGCCCACCAGAAGAGCGAGAGGAAACTGCACAGCCACGGCCCGCCTCCGCAGCAGATTCACCAGTCCCAGCCGGTCCAGCCTCAGTCCCACCAGTCCCAGCAGCCCCACCATCTCCATCAGCCTCACCAGCCCCACCAGTCCCACCAGCCCCACCATCCCCATCAGCCCCACCATCCCCACCAGCCTCGCCAGCCCCACCAGTCCCAGCAGCCCCACCAGTCCCAAAGCACGTCGTCCGACGGCGAGGGCACCGACAGCGATGGGGACAGCCTCCCCGCCTCCTTCCCCGACGAGGACCCGGAGCGAATGAGGCACA GACGGAAGCAGAAAACGCCGAAGAAGTTCACCGGAGAGCAGCCTTCCATATCTGGGACGTTTGGATTGAAAG GTATGACcaaggtggaggagaagctgaaggcGGGCCGCGTGAAGCGATCAGAAGGGAGCGGGTTCAGTGAGGACCCTCAGAGAAGACCTGCTGCAAGTCAGACCTCCAAGAAAGATCCAGCTGCAACCAGCTCTG GTGCCGACACCCACTGGCAGCGAGCCATCCACGAGCGGGGCGAGGTGGTGTGTCCCACCTGCTCCATCGTCACCAGGAAAACAGTCCAGGGCCTGAAGAAGCACATGGAGATCTGCCAGAAG CTCCAGGATGCCCTGAAGTGCCAGCAGTGCCACAAACAGTTCAGGTCCAAGGCCGGCCTCAACTACCACAGCATGGCCGAACACACCGCCAAG CCCTCGGGAAGCGAAGGCCAGACGGGCGACAAGCACGAGGAGCGGGAGCGGCTGCGGCGGGTCCTCAAGCAGATGGGACGGATCAAGTGTCCCAGCGAG CACTGTGGGAAAACCTACCACTCCAAAGCCGGCAGAGACTACCACGTACGCACCGAGCACCCCCCGGCCATCGcagccaccgccgccgccacgaCCCCCACCCCCGCCAACAACAGGGACCTCCTCGCcgacaccaacaacaacacgggCAAAGACGGG GTGGCCTCTGGGGAGTCTCCGCCTCCagggaggaaggagcagagCCAGCCTGAGAAGAAGGACTGGACCCCGGTGGGCCCGCCCAAGGAGAAGGAACGAGAGGCCGGGGACAAGGAGCGGGACAAGGAGAGGGACAAGGAGAGGGAGCGGGTCAAGGAGAGGGAGTGGGTCATGGAGAGGGCGCCGCAGGCCGCCAGCCAGGGCGACGACTTTGAGCGCACGCCGAGCGGCAGGGTGAGGCGCCGGTCGGCTCAGGTGGCCGTGTTCCACCTGCAGGAGATCGCGGAGGACGAGCTGGCCAAGGACTGGGGCACCAAGCGCCGCATCAAGGACGACCTGGTGCCGGACAGCAAGAGG TTAAACTACACCCGTCCGGGCCTCCCCAACTTCAGCCAAGAGCTCCTAGAGACCTGGAAGAACCAGGTGAAGGAGAAGGGCTTCATCTGCTGCACCAACGAA AACTGTGAAGCCGTGTACTCCAGCGTGTCGGGACTGAAAGCCCACCTCGCCAACTGCAGCCAG ggTGGTGGAGAACTGGGAAAGTACACTTGTCTGATCTGTCAGAAGGACTTTAGCTCGGAGAGCGGTGTGAAGTACCACATCAGCAAGACACACTCACAG AACTGGTTCCGCACGGCCGCCAGCCAAGCGGCCGCCGGCGCCAAGGCCAAGGCGCCGGAGAACAACGGCGTCAAGGGCGAGCCGAGGAACGGCGCCACCGGCAAGAAGAGGGGCCGCAAGCCCAAAGAGCGCCCCCCCGTGGCCGCAACCGAAGCCTCGCCCGGCACTCCGGGCTCGACCCCCCCGCATTCCCCCGCGCGGAGCCCCGCCCCGACAGACGCCGGCGGGCGGAGCAGACCCTag
- the znf512b gene encoding zinc finger protein 512B isoform X1, which produces MESPSGPRLGKLSSSGPPRGRTPKHGHPQEPVRAAAAAAGPENHGGHTGPMCDQAAEGKRKGRPKAEVQELRSIPAHMIVQWKEEFKRRSRVKCPRSGCWLEFPSIYGVKYHYQRCQGATVAEKLSHGCPYCEAVFATKVRLQKHKLWNHPERPNVEPKDAQPKLQKAHIKSNAKKRPMENGPPSPLFFKVKKIHEGSAPSLNGELAHQKSERKLHSHGPPPQQIHQSQPVQPQSHQSQQPHHLHQPHQPHQSHQPHHPHQPHHPHQPRQPHQSQQPHQSQSTSSDGEGTDSDGDSLPASFPDEDPERMRHRRKQKTPKKFTGEQPSISGTFGLKGMTKVEEKLKAGRVKRSEGSGFSEDPQRRPAASQTSKKDPAATSSGADTHWQRAIHERGEVVCPTCSIVTRKTVQGLKKHMEICQKLQDALKCQQCHKQFRSKAGLNYHSMAEHTAKPSGSEGQTGDKHEERERLRRVLKQMGRIKCPSEGCSAHFSSLMGYQYHQNRCGSDDEKPVFLCQHCGKTYHSKAGRDYHVRTEHPPAIAATAAATTPTPANNRDLLADTNNNTGKDGVASGESPPPGRKEQSQPEKKDWTPVGPPKEKEREAGDKERDKERDKERERVKEREWVMERAPQAASQGDDFERTPSGRVRRRSAQVAVFHLQEIAEDELAKDWGTKRRIKDDLVPDSKRLNYTRPGLPNFSQELLETWKNQVKEKGFICCTNENCEAVYSSVSGLKAHLANCSQGGGELGKYTCLICQKDFSSESGVKYHISKTHSQNWFRTAASQAAAGAKAKAPENNGVKGEPRNGATGKKRGRKPKERPPVAATEASPGTPGSTPPHSPARSPAPTDAGGRSRP; this is translated from the exons CAGGTCCGATGTGTGATCAGGCAgcagaggggaagaggaaaGGTCGCCCTAAAGCAGAAGTGCAGGAACTGAGAAGCATCCCT GCCCATATGATAGTACAATGGAAGGAGGAGTTTAAGCGCCGCTCCAGAGTTAAGTGTCCGCGTTCGGGCTGCTGGTTAGAGTTCCCCAGCATCTATGGCGTCAAGTACCACTATCAACGCTGCCAGGGG GCCACCGTAGCCGAGAAGCTGAGTCATGGCTGTCCCTACTGCGAGGCGGTGTTTGCCACGAAGGTGCGCCTGCAGAAGCACAAGCTGTGGAACCACCCAGAGAGGCCGAACGTGGAGCCCAAAGACGCGCAGCCCAAGCTCCAAAAGGCCCACATCAAGTCCAACGCCAAGAAAAG GCCCATGGAGAACGGACCCCCCTCTCCCTTGTTCTTCAAAGTGAAAAAGATCCACGAGGGGTCGGCGCCCTCCCTCAATGGAGAGCTGGCCCACCAGAAGAGCGAGAGGAAACTGCACAGCCACGGCCCGCCTCCGCAGCAGATTCACCAGTCCCAGCCGGTCCAGCCTCAGTCCCACCAGTCCCAGCAGCCCCACCATCTCCATCAGCCTCACCAGCCCCACCAGTCCCACCAGCCCCACCATCCCCATCAGCCCCACCATCCCCACCAGCCTCGCCAGCCCCACCAGTCCCAGCAGCCCCACCAGTCCCAAAGCACGTCGTCCGACGGCGAGGGCACCGACAGCGATGGGGACAGCCTCCCCGCCTCCTTCCCCGACGAGGACCCGGAGCGAATGAGGCACA GACGGAAGCAGAAAACGCCGAAGAAGTTCACCGGAGAGCAGCCTTCCATATCTGGGACGTTTGGATTGAAAG GTATGACcaaggtggaggagaagctgaaggcGGGCCGCGTGAAGCGATCAGAAGGGAGCGGGTTCAGTGAGGACCCTCAGAGAAGACCTGCTGCAAGTCAGACCTCCAAGAAAGATCCAGCTGCAACCAGCTCTG GTGCCGACACCCACTGGCAGCGAGCCATCCACGAGCGGGGCGAGGTGGTGTGTCCCACCTGCTCCATCGTCACCAGGAAAACAGTCCAGGGCCTGAAGAAGCACATGGAGATCTGCCAGAAG CTCCAGGATGCCCTGAAGTGCCAGCAGTGCCACAAACAGTTCAGGTCCAAGGCCGGCCTCAACTACCACAGCATGGCCGAACACACCGCCAAG CCCTCGGGAAGCGAAGGCCAGACGGGCGACAAGCACGAGGAGCGGGAGCGGCTGCGGCGGGTCCTCAAGCAGATGGGACGGATCAAGTGTCCCAGCGAG GGTTGCTCGGCCCACTTTTCCAGCCTGATGGGCTACCAGTACCACCAGAACCGCTGTGGCTCTGACGACGAGAAGCCTGTGTTTCTGTGCCAGCACTGTGGGAAAACCTACCACTCCAAAGCCGGCAGAGACTACCACGTACGCACCGAGCACCCCCCGGCCATCGcagccaccgccgccgccacgaCCCCCACCCCCGCCAACAACAGGGACCTCCTCGCcgacaccaacaacaacacgggCAAAGACGGG GTGGCCTCTGGGGAGTCTCCGCCTCCagggaggaaggagcagagCCAGCCTGAGAAGAAGGACTGGACCCCGGTGGGCCCGCCCAAGGAGAAGGAACGAGAGGCCGGGGACAAGGAGCGGGACAAGGAGAGGGACAAGGAGAGGGAGCGGGTCAAGGAGAGGGAGTGGGTCATGGAGAGGGCGCCGCAGGCCGCCAGCCAGGGCGACGACTTTGAGCGCACGCCGAGCGGCAGGGTGAGGCGCCGGTCGGCTCAGGTGGCCGTGTTCCACCTGCAGGAGATCGCGGAGGACGAGCTGGCCAAGGACTGGGGCACCAAGCGCCGCATCAAGGACGACCTGGTGCCGGACAGCAAGAGG TTAAACTACACCCGTCCGGGCCTCCCCAACTTCAGCCAAGAGCTCCTAGAGACCTGGAAGAACCAGGTGAAGGAGAAGGGCTTCATCTGCTGCACCAACGAA AACTGTGAAGCCGTGTACTCCAGCGTGTCGGGACTGAAAGCCCACCTCGCCAACTGCAGCCAG ggTGGTGGAGAACTGGGAAAGTACACTTGTCTGATCTGTCAGAAGGACTTTAGCTCGGAGAGCGGTGTGAAGTACCACATCAGCAAGACACACTCACAG AACTGGTTCCGCACGGCCGCCAGCCAAGCGGCCGCCGGCGCCAAGGCCAAGGCGCCGGAGAACAACGGCGTCAAGGGCGAGCCGAGGAACGGCGCCACCGGCAAGAAGAGGGGCCGCAAGCCCAAAGAGCGCCCCCCCGTGGCCGCAACCGAAGCCTCGCCCGGCACTCCGGGCTCGACCCCCCCGCATTCCCCCGCGCGGAGCCCCGCCCCGACAGACGCCGGCGGGCGGAGCAGACCCTag